CAGACTTTGAAGAGCTTGCTTTTCGATCTGCACAAAAAGCAATAGATGCTTCTGGAATAAATATAAGTAGTACGCGCACTGTTTTTATTCTGAGTTCTACGAAAGGATCAATAGAGAAATTAGGTCAGACAGATGACGATAAACTTTATCTTGGTAATATTGCGCAACGCATTGCTACACGATTAGGTATACAGTTGAGTCCTATTGTCGTGTGTAATGCATGTATATCAGGGTTGGCAGCAATGATTTTAGCTTCGCGTCTATTGGTCTCTAAAAAATATGATTATGCGGTCGTTTGCGGAGGAGATTGTCCTGGTCGTTTTATTATTTCAGGTTTTCAGTCATTGAATGCTATGTCTGCTTTTTCTTGCCAGCCATTTGATATTGAGCGGCAAGGACTTAATTTAGGTGAAGCTGCAGCAACCGTTGTTTTGGGGCGTGAGATTACAACAAAGTCGGTCAATAATGGTTGCAGAAGGCAAGTGTGGCAGATAGGTCATGGCTACATCAAGAATGATGCATATCATATCAGTGCTCCGTCAAAGACTGCAGAGGGGTTGTATGAAGCATTACTGGAAACAAAGAATGGAATTGATAAAAGGAATATTGCTTTTATCAATGCACACGGTACGGCTACATTGTTCAATGACCAGATGGAGGCTATTGCCATTCATCGGGCAGAATTACAGGATATCCCAGTCAATGCATTGAAAGGTTATGTAGGCCATACGTTAGGTGCAGCTGGTATAATGGAAACCATTCTTTGTATGAAGTCTATTGATGACCATACTATTCTTGGTACACGAGGGTATGAGGAAATGGGAGTCTCCGGTAAAGTACAACTATCTTCGAAACATCAACCAACAAACAAAACATCTTTTATCAAGCTGTTGTCGGGGTTTGGCGGTTGTAATGCTGCGCTCTATGCCCAGTCTGTAGGAATAAAACCTCAAGAGTTTAGTGATAGTAAAACGAATGGTGGTGGGTCTGCTAATATTTCATATAGTGTAAAGAAGAAACATCGGGTGCATATTACTCCACAAGGTATATGGCTTGATAATAAAGAGTTTATAATTGATAAAGAAATCACTCAGAATGGTTTACTTACTGCGCTTTATAAGCAGATAATAGGTAACTATCCAAAATATTATAAAATGGATGGGCTTTGCCGTTTAGGTTTTGTTGCTTCAGAATTATTGTTAAAAGCAGAAAGGGATAAAGGCTCATTTACTGAAGATACAAACAAGACGAGAGCAATAGTTTTTTTCAATCGTTCGTCATCAATAGCTTCAGATAAGAAATATTTGGCTTCAATAGTAGAGAAAGATAATTATTTTCCCAGTCCTTCTGTTTTTGTTTATACATTACCGAATATTGTTACAGGTGAGATTGCTATCCGTAATGGTTATCATGGAGAAACCTCTTTTTATATTCTGCCTCATAAGAATGAGCTCTTGATGCAAGATATTATAGAAACAACTTTTATGGACGAACAGACCACTTCTGTATTGACGGGTTGGCTTGATTATGAAGATAGTGAACATTTTGAAGCAGATTTGTACATTGCTTATAAATAAAATGTTTAAGACTGAAATAAGATTAAAAAAATAATATTGCATAAAATAATAGTTATGATGGAAGAGTTAATTAAAGAACTAAAGGAAGAGATTATCAAGGTATTAAATCTCGAAGAGATGACACCGGAAGATATTGATGAAAATGATGCTCTCTTCGGTGATGGCTTGGGCTTGGATTCAATTGATGCATTAGAATTAATTGTCCTTATGGAGAAGAAATATGGTATTAAATTGGCTAATCCAGCAGAAGGAAAGAAGATCTTTACGAGCATTGCAACTATTGCTGATTTTGTGAGCAAGAACAGAAAGAAATAATATCTTTTCTTTATTAAAGTGTGAACGGATAAGATGAACATAGCAATCACAGGAGAAGGCATTATCTCTGCTATTGGTCTGAACAAGCAAGAGGTGCTACAATCATTGCTTGAGAAGCGGAGTGGGATAGGAGAAATGAAGTTTCTTCAATCAACTCATCATGAATTGCCTGTTGGAGAAGTTGGTCTGTCAAATGAACAGATGAAAGGAATACTTGGTATTCCTGTGTCTCAGATGATGAGCCGTACAGCTCTGATGGGTATCATTGCCATACAACAGGCTTTAGAGGATGCTGATATTAAGATTGCTGACATCTTAGAAAGGAAAAAGAATGGTTCTCCTTTACGTATTGTCCTCATCTCTGGTACAACAGTAGGAGGTATGGATCTTACAGAACTTTGTTTTGATGATCTTGATAAAGCAGATTTAGAATTCTTAAAGCATCATGACAGTGGAAGCTGTACAAACTTTATGGCTGATTACTTTGGAATCTTTACTGAAGTAACAACGCTGTCTACTGCGTGCTCATCGGCTGCCAATGCCATAATGTTTGGTGCGCGACTCCTGAAAGCTGGGGCTGCAGATATTGTCGTTGCAGGAGGAACTGAAGCTTTAACTCGTTTTCATCTCAATGGCTTTAATTCTTTGATGATACTCGATCATCATCGTTGTCGTCCGTTTGATAATACACGAGAGGGACTGAATTTAGGCGAAGGAGCAGCCTTTGTAGTTTTAGAATCTCAGGAGATGGCTACTCGTAGAGGAGTGGTTCCACATGCTTATCTAACAGGGTATGGGAATGCCTGCGATGCTTTCCATCAAACGGCCTCGTCAAATGACGGAGAAGGCGCGGTACTTTCAATGGAGTTAGCCTTAGAAATGACGCATTTGACTCCCAAAGATATCCAATATGTAAACGCGCATGGCACTGGAACGCCTAATAATGATGAGAGTGAGAGCGTTGCATTACAGAGAGTTTTCGGTGAGAATATGCCGTTGGTGTCCAGCACAAAGTCATTTACCGGTCATACAACAAGTGCATCTGGCGGTATAGAGACCGTTATTTGTATCTTAGCAATGCAACATAATTTTGTTCCAGCAAACTTGGGTTGGAACTGTCAGATGGCAAATGGCATTACTCCTACACTCGGAGTAGAGAATATCCACTTAGAACATATACTCTGTAATTCGTTTGGTTTTGGAGGCAATGATACCTCTTTGGTGATTTCAGCACATCCTGTTGAGGAAACTTCTGAACGAGAAGGCTGCGGAAAAGAGATTAAAGTTCTCTCTCATGTAGAAATGACCTCAGAGGCAGAGCTTGAAAATATTCGCAAATATGTTAAGCCTTTGGAAGCCCGTCGCTTAGGAAAAATCATGAAGGGCTCGCTTCTTGCATCTTTAGAGGCATTGGCTCAGGCTGGTATTGAAAAGCCAGATGCTATTATTACTGGTACGACGTATGGGTGTCTGGAGAATAGTGAACGGCTGTTAGAACAGTTAAAAGAAGAGGGAGAAGTTATGCTGAAACCCACCTATTTCATGCAAAGTACTCATAATACGATAGGAAGTAATATCGCTATCAAGACTCATTGTCATGGTTATAATGCTACATATACTCAAGGGATGCAATCTTTGAAATGGGCAATGCGTGATGCAGAATTACTCTTACAGAGTGGGAAGGTGAAAACCGTTCTTGTTGGTTGTCATGATGAGAGTACACCTCTTTTTAATTCTTTATTAAAGCGTATCGGACTTGCAGCAGAGCCTGCCATACATTCAATTGCAACGGTTTTGTCATGTGGAGAGTAATCATATTAGCAATCATCCAAAGTTCACTTTTGGCAGGAGGACAGGTGTTCTTGAAGTTTGCACTTCAGAAGATGCTTCCCTTTGGTTGGACACGAGCGTTTTGGTTTAGCTTACTGCTTAACTGGCAATTTGCATGTAGTGGTTTGTTTTTCGGGGCGAGTTCTATCCTTTGGATGTATATAGTGAAGCATTATCCATTGAGCGTAGCTTATCCGATGATTAGTTTGAGTTATGTGTTTGGGCTTATAGCAGCAATACTCTTTTTCCATGAGTCTGTATCAATGATGAAGTGGGTGGGAGTAAGCCTTATTATTTTAGGTTGCTGTTTAATAGCCAAGTAAAAGATGTAAAATGAAAAAGTTATTGTTATTTTTTATGGTTTTGTGTATAGCTAATGCCAATGCACAAAGTTTTAATGAGACTACTGTCAGGCAGCAGATAGAGAACGCTGCTGCAAATATGAAGACAATGCAATGTGATTTTGTGCAGACGAAGACACTCCGCATGCTTAATGATAAAATGGTGTCACGAGGCAAAATGTATTACCAACAAAGTGATAAACTTCGTTGGGAATATACTTCTCCTTATTCATACACCTTTATATTGAATGATTCAAAGGTCCTTATAAGTAAAGGTAAACGTAATGATGTCATTAATGTAGAGCAAAGCAAGTTTTTCAAGGAGATTGCGCGCATCATGATGAATAGCGTCGTAGGCAAATGCTTGAATGATAAGAAAGATTTTAAGGTAAGTCTTTCTGCAACACCGACAGAATACATTGCAACACTTTTTCCACAACAGAAACAGATGCAACAGATGTTTCAGAAGATAATCCTTCATTTTAACAGACAGCGAGCTATGGTTGCAAAGGTTGAACTTGTTGAGAAGCGTGGTGACCATACTGTTATTGAGATGAAAAACGTAAAAGTTAACAGTCCAATTAATGCAAAGGTTTTTACTATCAATTAGTATTCTCCTACTCTCTCTATCTTCTATGGTAGTGAGGGCACAGGAGTTTGTTGCGTCAGATCAGCAACCTTTACGGGATAGTATAGGTTGTAAGATGAAATATGCTACTACCATAGAGATGTCAAAGGGATATCTCAGTGGTATATCTGTGGTGGTAAGGGAAACTGATGTGTATCGTGGTGTGATATTTAATGAGTTTGGAATTACAGCATTAGAGTTTACATATCACCCTTCTGCAAAGAAAGTAAAGTTGGTGCAAGTTATAAAGATGCTTGACAAGTGGTATATCCGCCGCGTGCTCAAAAAAGATTTGCAGTGTGTGATAGAAAACTTACTGAAAGGAATTTCAACATATGAAGATGGGAAATACCATATTAAGTATGTGTTCTCATTGATGCATGACAGTGATAAACCTAAAGTAACGGAGGAAAACGCGAATGCAACTGAAGAATAATATCTATAAGATAATTGGTAAGGAAGACGAAAGCGGTGTCGTTGATTATACAATTCAACTCATTCCTTCTTGTTTTATCTATCAGGCTCATTTCCCTGGTGAACCTATCACTCCTGGTGTTTGTATTGTTCAGATTGGCAAAGAACTTATTGAAGAATTGTTGGCAGAACAAACATCAAAGCCTCAGACGTTGGAAATTATCAAGGTGAAGAATGTGAAATTTCTTTCTGTGATTTCTCCAAATGAAACGAAACAACTTGTTTATCAAGTTAAGAAAATGGACTTGTCAGAGGATGGAACGAAGGTTGAAGCGCAGGTGGTAGTACTTTCTGAGCACAAAACGATGGCTAAGATTTCTTTAGTGATGCAATGCGTATGATGAATGTGGATATAAAAGAACTATTGCTGTCCGGTAAAAACAGATTGGATGTCTGCAATCCGTTTGTCTATAAGCAATACAAACACTTTTACTCTGTGGGGGCTTGCATTTCACCAAGTATTAAAAAATGGTATCATCGTCTCGTCTCGGCATTGGGAAATCTCGGAAAACGGAAAAATGGGGCTTCGGGGCATCCCGAAAGGTTGAAATTCAGAAAAACAATGTTTCGGGATGTCCCGACGAGTTGTTTTCTTGAAAAATGAGCTGTCGGGGAGTCCCGAAACTCGAAAAATCTGAAAAACAGGTTTTCGGGGAGTCCCGAAACATATTTATCACTTAAATTGCAGACTTATGGAAATCAGAACAATCCAAAAAGACAGGAAAGAGGGTGCGTCAAAGTTTAATCTTCGACATACCCTTTTATACGCGGGAAAGGGTTTGCCGGACAGCAATATAAAAGAACAGTTAAGGCGCAGGTCTATCTGTGTTGTTATTCCTACTTACAATAATGGGGGAACCATAAAAGCTGTAGTCGAGAAAACTCTTTGCTACTGCGATGATGTTATTGTTGTTGCAGATGGTTGTACGGATAATACCATGGATATACTACATGGAATTGCTCATATTACAATTGTTTCATATCCGCAAAATAAAGGTAAAGGCCATGCCTTGAAAATGGGATTTAGGAAAGCATTGGAGGCAGGATTTTCTTATGCAATTACTCTTGACGGAGATGGGCAGCATTATCCTGAAGATATCTTACTGTTCTTAAAAGCCAATCAGGAATTTCCTCAATCATTGATTATTGGCAATAGGCAGTTAGAAGGTGCGGATCGTTCTGGAGGAAGTAAGTTTGCAAATCAGTTCTCTAATTTTTGGTTTTATGTGCAAACGGGTAGGGCATTAAAAGATACGCAAACAGGATATCGTCTTTATCCTTTGCGAAAGTTGCATGGATTATCATTGCTCACTTCACGTTATGAGGCAGAGTTGGAGTTGCTTGTTTTTGCATCGTGGCACGGTGTGAAAATTGTTTCTGTTCCTGTTGGAGTTTATTATCCTCCGCGTGCAGAGCGCGTAAGTCATTTCAGACCGGGTGTGGACTTTGCGAGAATAAGTATGCTTAATACTGTATTATGCATTTTGGCTGTTGTTTATGGTATGCCTTTACGTTTAGGTAGACTGTTTATGTTATTCCTGCGAACGGCTTATTCCTTATTATTCTTTCTTTTTTTTACGTTGGTAATCTTTACGCCCTTTGTTTGGATTTACACGAGGTTTGGAAAGATGACCGAGAAGAAGAGGTATCGTCTTCACCTGCTTATTTATCATGCATCCCGATTTGTGATGATACATCATGGTATACCAGGAACAAAGTTTCACTACAAGATGCCTGATGGCTTGGATTTTAACACCCCCCGAATTATTATCTGTAATCATCAGTCTCATCTTGATTTGATGTGTCAGTTGGTTTTCACACCGAAAATAGTTTTCCTTACCAATGCCTGGGTTTGGAATAATCCATTTTATGGTTCTCTTATCCGCAATGCAGAATATCTGCCGGTTAAAGAGGGAATAGAAGAGATTATGCCTCATCTACGTTCGCTTATAGAGCGTGGTTACAGTATAGCAGTTTATCCGGAAGGCACGCGGTCTAAGGATTGCAGGATAGGGCGGTTTCATCAAGGAGCTTTCTATTTGGCAAAAGAGTTTAATTTAGAGGTCCTCCCAATGTATCTTTATGGACCAGGAAAAATACTTCCTAAGACAAGTTATCATTTACATAAAGGAACATTCTGTATAGAGGTGGATAAACCTTTAACACAGAATGAACTTTCTGCAATGGGTGATTTGAAGAAACAAGCTTCAACGATGCGTAGGCGATATATACAGAAATATGAAGAGATAGCTAACAGATTGGAACAATGATAAAGCAAGAGAAGGTTGTTATTATAGGTAGTGGTCTTGGCGGTTTATCGTCTGGTGTAATCTTGGCAAAGAACGGCTACGATGTAACTGTATTGGAACAAGGAAATCAGATTGGTGGATGCTTGCAGTGCTTTACACGTCATGGTGCAAAGTTTGAAACAGGCATGCATTTCATTGGAAGTGCTGCACCTGGCCAGACCTTGAATAAGTTGATGAAATATTTAGAGATAGATGAGGAAGTGACACTTTCACAACTTGATTCTCAAGGATATGATGTTGTGGCTTTAGGTGGGAAGCAATATCAGTTTGCTAATGGAAAAGAAGCTTTTGTTAAGAAGATGTCTGAATATTTTCCAGATCAACATGCCAACTTGGTGAAGTATTGTGATTTGGTTGAAGATATAGCCAATGCATCTTCCTTGCATTCCCTAAAGTATGCCGAGTCTGATGCAGCGCTTAATATGGAGTATCAGTTGCGGTCTATCAATGAAGTAATAGATGAGATTATCACCAATCCCACTTTAGCTAAAGTGCTGGTTGGAAATCTCCCTCTTTATGCAGCAGAGAAGGATAAGACTCCTTTCTCCACACATGCCTTTATCATGGATTTCTATAATCAGAGTGCGTTTCGGGTAAAGGGCGGTAGTGATAAGATTGCTTTTGCATTGACTGATACCATCAAGCGTTATGGTGGGGAAGTGCTAACGAGGAAGAAGGTAACTAAGATTATTTGTGATGAAAGTCATGCGGTTGGCGTTGAAGTGAGTAATGAAGAGGTCATACCTTGTAATATTGTCATTTCTGACACACATCCAATGCGTACATTGGAGATGCTTGATACAAAATTAATTCGTCCTGCTTTTCGTAAAAGAATCAATAATATTCCGCAAACCGTAGGAGGCTTTTCTGTTTATTTGCATTTCAAGGACAAGACTGTTCCTTATCTTAATTATAACTATTATGGTTATCAGTATGAAAGTCCTTGGGATTGTGAAAAGTATACAGAAGAGAGTTGGCCTAAGGGGTTTCTCTATATGCATTTTTGTCCAGACGATGATACACAATATGCTTCCACGGGCGTCATCCTTTCGTATATGCAGATGTCTGATGTAGAAAAATGGAGAGGAACTTCTGTTGGTAAGCGGGGGAAAGCGTATGAAGAATTTAAGAAAGCAAAAGCAGAAAAACTTCTAAGCGTGTTGGAGATGCATTTCCCTGGGATACGTTCAAAAATTCAAACCTATTACACTTCAACCCCTCTTACGTATCTTGATTATACAGGAACAGAAGGAGGCTCTATGTATGGTAATGCTAAGGATATCAACTTGGGGAGTGCCTGCAGGGTTCCACAACGGACAAAGGTTCCCAATGTTTATCTTACAGGGCAGAATATCAATTCGCATGGTATGTTAGGTGTCTTGGTGGGTGCAATTGTTACCTGTAGTGAATTATTGTCAGCAAAGACAATCTATGAATAGATAAAGGAGGCAAATAAATGAGAACAGCAGTAATCATAGGTGGCGGATTAGGTGGTTTATTTACTGGAGCAATACTGTCCAAAGAGGGTTTTAAGGTTACGGTCTTGGAGAAGAATACAACAGTAGGTGGCGGCCTGCAGAACTTCAAGCGTTTTGGCTTGAAATTCGATACAGGGATGCATGTTATTGGGGGAATGCGTCCTGGAGGCAACATCTATCGTATCTGTCAGTATTTAGGTATAGTAGACAAGGTGTCATTGATGAACGTCGATGACGAATGTACCGATAGTTTGTATTTCGCAGAAGATAAGCATACTTATCATATACAAAAGGGGAGGGAGGGATTTGTAAACTCTCTGGCAGAGCATTTCCCTAACGAAAAAGAAAATCTTAAAGCTTATGTAGATGCCGTATTTGGTCTTGTAGATGAGATAAGTCTATTTCATCTTCGTCCATCTTCTGACATGCTGACTACGCACTCGGATAATTTCATGATAGCGGCAGATGCTTTCATTGCAAAGTATATCAAAGATCCTAAACTTCGCAGTGTTGTTGCTTACATGAATCCCCTCTATGGTGGACGGGGAGATGAAAGTCCTGCCTTTGTCCATGCTATTATCAGTTCGCTTTATATGCAGGGGGCAAGTCGATTTGTTGGCGGGAGTGATAAGTTTGCCGACTTGTTGGTTTCTGTCATCGAGTCGGCTGGTGGAACAATCCATAAAAACGAAGGTGTTGAGTGGGGCGAAGTAAACAATCGTCATATAGATTTCGTAAGGACCAATAAGAATAATCAGTATCAAGCCGATTACTATATCTCGGCAATTCATCCATGTGCTTTGTTAAAGCTCTTGCCAGAGAGGGCTTTCCCAAAAGCTTATCGTACAAGGCTTGATTCTATTCCAAATTCTTATTCTGCTTTTTCTGTATATATCAAGTTGAAGCCCGATACCTTCCCCTATATCAATCACTCTGAATATTATATGACGAGGTATGATGAGATATGGAATTTTGGAAAGCCAGATAAACAATGGCCTTTAGGATTTCTCTTTATGACTCCTCCGGAAGAACATCAAGGCCCTTATAGCACCAAGGCTTTGATAACAGCTCCTATGTTGTACGAAGATGTGGCACAATGGGAGGATACTAAGGTGGGCAGGCGTGGTGCCGATTATGAAACTTGGAAAGAAGAGAAGTCTCAATTGCTGTTAAACAAAGTAGAAGAGTTTCATCCCGGTTTCAAAGCTTGTATTGATGAGATAAATACGGCTACACCTCTCACCATTCGTGACTTCTACGGAGCGAAAGAGGGCACGATGTGTGGCTTTAGTAAAGACTATAAGAACATGGTCGCCTCTCAGCTTCCTGTGGTTACAAAGGTTGATAATCTTTTGCTGACAGGGCAGAATAATAACCTTCCGGGCTTCTGTGGTGTTCCGCTCACAGCAATCAATACTGTTGAGGCAATCTTGGGAAGAAATTATATTGTGAATAAGATAAACGCTATAGTCAATGAATAGGAAACGTTATGTGATATTATTCTTTCTTTGTCTTAGGCTGTTGTTCGTTGATGCACAGAACAACGGCGTAAGTGTTAATATCTGGCAGGGGACAGGCATCAGAAAGGCTGTTCCACTGACTCCTTATTTGGCAGAGGGGAATAATAATGCTGCTGTCATTGTCTGCCCGGGAGGAAGTTATTTTTGGCATGACATGGAAGCCGAAGGAAGAACAGTAGGGAAATGGCTGCAGAAAAATGGCATTTCGGCTTTTGTCCTGCGTTATCGTACGGCCGGTTTCTGGGCTTATTTCACTCATTTCCGATATCTTTTCAGAGGAAACCGATATCCGGATGCATTGAATGACTTGCAGCAGGCAATGAAATATATACGGGCTCACGCTCGGGAATATG
The nucleotide sequence above comes from Segatella oris. Encoded proteins:
- a CDS encoding beta-ketoacyl synthase N-terminal-like domain-containing protein; amino-acid sequence: MVSVLADNVISPLGETSEENYQAVKEGKSAIHAYAPMTAGIPNGFVASLLSSDFEELAFRSAQKAIDASGINISSTRTVFILSSTKGSIEKLGQTDDDKLYLGNIAQRIATRLGIQLSPIVVCNACISGLAAMILASRLLVSKKYDYAVVCGGDCPGRFIISGFQSLNAMSAFSCQPFDIERQGLNLGEAAATVVLGREITTKSVNNGCRRQVWQIGHGYIKNDAYHISAPSKTAEGLYEALLETKNGIDKRNIAFINAHGTATLFNDQMEAIAIHRAELQDIPVNALKGYVGHTLGAAGIMETILCMKSIDDHTILGTRGYEEMGVSGKVQLSSKHQPTNKTSFIKLLSGFGGCNAALYAQSVGIKPQEFSDSKTNGGGSANISYSVKKKHRVHITPQGIWLDNKEFIIDKEITQNGLLTALYKQIIGNYPKYYKMDGLCRLGFVASELLLKAERDKGSFTEDTNKTRAIVFFNRSSSIASDKKYLASIVEKDNYFPSPSVFVYTLPNIVTGEIAIRNGYHGETSFYILPHKNELLMQDIIETTFMDEQTTSVLTGWLDYEDSEHFEADLYIAYK
- a CDS encoding phytoene desaturase family protein; translation: MIKQEKVVIIGSGLGGLSSGVILAKNGYDVTVLEQGNQIGGCLQCFTRHGAKFETGMHFIGSAAPGQTLNKLMKYLEIDEEVTLSQLDSQGYDVVALGGKQYQFANGKEAFVKKMSEYFPDQHANLVKYCDLVEDIANASSLHSLKYAESDAALNMEYQLRSINEVIDEIITNPTLAKVLVGNLPLYAAEKDKTPFSTHAFIMDFYNQSAFRVKGGSDKIAFALTDTIKRYGGEVLTRKKVTKIICDESHAVGVEVSNEEVIPCNIVISDTHPMRTLEMLDTKLIRPAFRKRINNIPQTVGGFSVYLHFKDKTVPYLNYNYYGYQYESPWDCEKYTEESWPKGFLYMHFCPDDDTQYASTGVILSYMQMSDVEKWRGTSVGKRGKAYEEFKKAKAEKLLSVLEMHFPGIRSKIQTYYTSTPLTYLDYTGTEGGSMYGNAKDINLGSACRVPQRTKVPNVYLTGQNINSHGMLGVLVGAIVTCSELLSAKTIYE
- a CDS encoding hydroxymyristoyl-ACP dehydratase, coding for MQLKNNIYKIIGKEDESGVVDYTIQLIPSCFIYQAHFPGEPITPGVCIVQIGKELIEELLAEQTSKPQTLEIIKVKNVKFLSVISPNETKQLVYQVKKMDLSEDGTKVEAQVVVLSEHKTMAKISLVMQCV
- a CDS encoding phosphopantetheine-binding protein — its product is MMEELIKELKEEIIKVLNLEEMTPEDIDENDALFGDGLGLDSIDALELIVLMEKKYGIKLANPAEGKKIFTSIATIADFVSKNRKK
- a CDS encoding LolA family protein produces the protein MKKLLLFFMVLCIANANAQSFNETTVRQQIENAAANMKTMQCDFVQTKTLRMLNDKMVSRGKMYYQQSDKLRWEYTSPYSYTFILNDSKVLISKGKRNDVINVEQSKFFKEIARIMMNSVVGKCLNDKKDFKVSLSATPTEYIATLFPQQKQMQQMFQKIILHFNRQRAMVAKVELVEKRGDHTVIEMKNVKVNSPINAKVFTIN
- a CDS encoding beta-ketoacyl-[acyl-carrier-protein] synthase family protein, giving the protein MNIAITGEGIISAIGLNKQEVLQSLLEKRSGIGEMKFLQSTHHELPVGEVGLSNEQMKGILGIPVSQMMSRTALMGIIAIQQALEDADIKIADILERKKNGSPLRIVLISGTTVGGMDLTELCFDDLDKADLEFLKHHDSGSCTNFMADYFGIFTEVTTLSTACSSAANAIMFGARLLKAGAADIVVAGGTEALTRFHLNGFNSLMILDHHRCRPFDNTREGLNLGEGAAFVVLESQEMATRRGVVPHAYLTGYGNACDAFHQTASSNDGEGAVLSMELALEMTHLTPKDIQYVNAHGTGTPNNDESESVALQRVFGENMPLVSSTKSFTGHTTSASGGIETVICILAMQHNFVPANLGWNCQMANGITPTLGVENIHLEHILCNSFGFGGNDTSLVISAHPVEETSEREGCGKEIKVLSHVEMTSEAELENIRKYVKPLEARRLGKIMKGSLLASLEALAQAGIEKPDAIITGTTYGCLENSERLLEQLKEEGEVMLKPTYFMQSTHNTIGSNIAIKTHCHGYNATYTQGMQSLKWAMRDAELLLQSGKVKTVLVGCHDESTPLFNSLLKRIGLAAEPAIHSIATVLSCGE
- a CDS encoding EamA family transporter, translated to MWRVIILAIIQSSLLAGGQVFLKFALQKMLPFGWTRAFWFSLLLNWQFACSGLFFGASSILWMYIVKHYPLSVAYPMISLSYVFGLIAAILFFHESVSMMKWVGVSLIILGCCLIAK
- a CDS encoding 1-acyl-sn-glycerol-3-phosphate acyltransferase produces the protein MEIRTIQKDRKEGASKFNLRHTLLYAGKGLPDSNIKEQLRRRSICVVIPTYNNGGTIKAVVEKTLCYCDDVIVVADGCTDNTMDILHGIAHITIVSYPQNKGKGHALKMGFRKALEAGFSYAITLDGDGQHYPEDILLFLKANQEFPQSLIIGNRQLEGADRSGGSKFANQFSNFWFYVQTGRALKDTQTGYRLYPLRKLHGLSLLTSRYEAELELLVFASWHGVKIVSVPVGVYYPPRAERVSHFRPGVDFARISMLNTVLCILAVVYGMPLRLGRLFMLFLRTAYSLLFFLFFTLVIFTPFVWIYTRFGKMTEKKRYRLHLLIYHASRFVMIHHGIPGTKFHYKMPDGLDFNTPRIIICNHQSHLDLMCQLVFTPKIVFLTNAWVWNNPFYGSLIRNAEYLPVKEGIEEIMPHLRSLIERGYSIAVYPEGTRSKDCRIGRFHQGAFYLAKEFNLEVLPMYLYGPGKILPKTSYHLHKGTFCIEVDKPLTQNELSAMGDLKKQASTMRRRYIQKYEEIANRLEQ
- a CDS encoding phytoene desaturase family protein, translating into MRTAVIIGGGLGGLFTGAILSKEGFKVTVLEKNTTVGGGLQNFKRFGLKFDTGMHVIGGMRPGGNIYRICQYLGIVDKVSLMNVDDECTDSLYFAEDKHTYHIQKGREGFVNSLAEHFPNEKENLKAYVDAVFGLVDEISLFHLRPSSDMLTTHSDNFMIAADAFIAKYIKDPKLRSVVAYMNPLYGGRGDESPAFVHAIISSLYMQGASRFVGGSDKFADLLVSVIESAGGTIHKNEGVEWGEVNNRHIDFVRTNKNNQYQADYYISAIHPCALLKLLPERAFPKAYRTRLDSIPNSYSAFSVYIKLKPDTFPYINHSEYYMTRYDEIWNFGKPDKQWPLGFLFMTPPEEHQGPYSTKALITAPMLYEDVAQWEDTKVGRRGADYETWKEEKSQLLLNKVEEFHPGFKACIDEINTATPLTIRDFYGAKEGTMCGFSKDYKNMVASQLPVVTKVDNLLLTGQNNNLPGFCGVPLTAINTVEAILGRNYIVNKINAIVNE